Part of the Caldanaerobius fijiensis DSM 17918 genome is shown below.
CTTTAAGAGATCTGAGCCAGGAAAAGGGTATAAAGGCCTTGGAGATGTCTATTACGTTGGATGTGTTCTAGGCCAGGGAGATGTGGAGATGAAGAGGATTGTTGATATCATTCAGTCAGCAGGTTATAACAGCTACCTTGCAATAGAATTTGAGGGTGCAGATCCTCAGATTCAAGGTACTGTGGAGAGTATAAATTTTGTTAAAAAACTATTAGGAGGGTGAGTCTTATGAAAATTGGCGTAATGGTAGATTCTTTTAGATTGCCATTAAAGGAGGGTATCAAAAAAGCAAAAGAATTAGGAGCAGAAGGTATACAGATTTATGCGGTATCGGGCGAAATGGCTCCTGAAAACATGTCTTCGTCCAAGAGAAAAGAGCTTTTAAATTATATTAAAGATAATGGCCTTGTAGTTTCAGCGTTGTGTGGAGACCTGGGAGGCCATGGATTTGCTATAAAAGAGGATAATCCGGCGAGAATAGAGCGTTCCAAGCGCATAATGGATCTAGCTAAAGACTTGGAAACCTCGGTGGTTACCACTCATATTGGCGTTATACCGTCGGATCCTAATCACGATAGGTTTAAAGTTCTTCAGGAGGCATGCGAGCAGTTAGGAGAATATGGCGATAAAGTAGGTGCATATTTCGCTATAGAGACAGGACCAGAAAAGACCGAGACATTGAAAAGATTTTTAGATAGTTTGCATAGCAGGGGTGTAAAGGTCAATTATGATCCTGCTAATCTGGTGATGGTTAGTGGTGATGATCCGGTTAAAGGTGTATACAATCTTAAAGATTATATCGTGCATACCCATGCCAAAGATGGCATAATGAAAAAGCAGTCAGACCCCGAGGTAGTATATGGCTTTTTCGCTGAAGGCGGTATTGAGGATTTCAGGCTTGAAGATTATTTTGTAGAAGTGCCCCTTGGCAAAGGGCAGGTAGATTTTCCAGCTTACATTAAAGCATTAAGGGATATAGGATTCGATGGCTTCCTTACCATTGAAAGAGAGGTTGGCGAGAACCCAGAAAAGGATATAAGGGAGGCTGTAGATTTCTTAAAAGCGGTATTGAAGTATTAGCAGAAAGGTTGATAGAAGTGGTCGATGCAGACATTGTGAAACAGCTCAAGGGTGGGCTTATAGTGTCATGTCAGGCACTGGAGGATGAACCATTGTATGGTTCAGAAATTATGGCAAAGATGGCTTATGCAGCAAAGTTGGGCGGCGCGGCAGGTATAAGGGCCAATTATGCGCAGGATATAAAGGCCATTAAGGAGGTGGTGGATCTTCCTGTTATTGGTCTTATAAAGCGTAAGTATGATGGCTGTCCTGTATATATAACTCCAACTATGAGGGAAGTAAAAGATGTAGTAGAAGCCGGTGCGGATATTGTGGCCATTGACGCTACAAAATCGTTAAAGCCAGATGGGAAAACCACTGCTGAATTTATAAGGGACATAAAGAAAACATTTGATATTATGATATTAGCGGATGTATCTACATATGAGGAAGGAATGGAAGCTGAGAAAGCGGGAGCAGATATGGTTTCCACCACCCTTTCTGGTTATACCCCTTATAGTCCTAAATTAGAAGGTCCTGACTTTGAGCTGGTTAAAAGACTGGCGAAAGACCTCAGGATACCCCTCATAGCTGAAGGAAGATACTGGACGCCTGAGGAGGTGGTAAAGGCATTAGACTTGGGCGCACACGCTGTGGTTGTGGGTACGGCCATAACAAGGCCAAAAGATATAACCGCCAGGTTTGTAAGGGCAATAAAATTAAGGTCTTAGGTTGCGTAATTTATAATTTATGGAGGGGTTAAGAATGAGTATTAAAAAGGGCGGAGCGGTATTGATCACGTTCCTTATAATTGTCTCTCTAATTTTTTCGGGATGTAGCAAGGCCAGTAATACTGCTTCAAACAATAAGACAGCATCGACGCAATACAGTGATACTCCTAAATATAATAAAGACAGGAGTTTTAGGGATATAAGTTCATGGCCTAAGCCACCTCTTTATCAAGGTAATCCATTCGCAGCAGGTGGCGTAGGTTGGCAAGCATATTCTACATGTTTTGAGGGATTATTTGAGAATATAGCAGTATCAGGTACTATATACAATAGATTGGCTAAAAGTGTAGAAAACAAAGGGAATGAAACCATAATTAAATTACAGCCAAATGTAAAGTGGAATGATGGCAAACCATTTACCAGTAAGGATGTATGGGCGTATTATATGATTAACAATGGCGCTGCGGTTATGAAATTTTTGACAGATATTGAAACACCTGATGATAACACAATTGTGTTCAAATGGGCCGAACCGGCTCCAAACGACAGATTGAAAATTGCTCTTCTTGCTCAGGATATGCAAGGTACTGTTCAATACGAATACTATAAAAAGTACGTCGATAGAGCTGCCGAACTGCTGAAGAATGGAAAGCCCACCAATGATCCAGCTAAAAAAGGCGCTTTTGGCAAAGAGTACGATCAAAAAACTAATGATGAATTAAATAAAAACTGGCAAGAATTTACAAAAGCAGGCCCTAAATTGCCTCTAGGTACGGGACCATTTATGGTTAAAAGTGTTACTGCTTCTGATATGATTCTTGTCAAAAATCCATATTACTGGAGAGCCAAAAATGTAAAATTTGATAAGATCATTCTAAAGCAAGTGGACCAGGCAGGCGCATGGGCTATGCTCAAAGCAGGTCAATTGGATAGGTTTGATGGTACGCCCAATAAGGATATATTGGAAAACATGTTAAACACAAATAAAGATCTTGCTCACTATATGACACTGGACAATGCTTCAGCTGGTTTTGTATTTAATATTCAAAAACCACCATTTAATGATGTTAAATTCAGAAGGGCATTGATGTATGTCTTTGATAAACAGAAAATAAAGGATGTAGGTAACTATTATGGTACCACGACAGAATACTCGACGATAGGTATGCCTTTTTCCTACTCAAAGGAATGGGTGACACAGGATATAATGGATAAAATGACAAAATTTACTTATGATCCTGCAAAGGCTGAAGAATTGTTAAAACAAGACGGATGGACGAAAGGCTCTGATGGTATATGGAGAGATAAAAATGGTAAACAATACAATTTTGTTATAGCTACTGATTCTACAGCTTTCCAGTTTGTAAATCCATCTGAGGTCGCAGCAGAACAGTTGACTAAATTTGGTTTTCCGACTAAGTTAATGGCTGTAGATCCATCTATGTTCTATACTAATGCCCAGTATCCCAACAATAAATATGATATGTCGTCGAGCTGGATCGAAAACTCATGGGGATTGTACAGCCCGTATGGCGCATTGTCAGGGTTTTATTGGGGATTTGCCAGCAGTGCTGGTAATTTCCCGCGTTATAAAACAGGTCCAAAAGCCGGGCAACTGAATATGGTATTGCCGGGTCCTGATGGTCAGCCTGTAGATATAGATAAGACTTTAAAAGAAATGCTGTTTATGAGCGATGAAGATCAGAAGAAAGTGGGCAGTGTTTTGGCATGGATTGCCAATGAAAATGCTTTTGGATTACCTTATTACCAGAATGTATCCGGCTTTTGGCTAAACATAAAGAGGATTAAAGGCTATCCACTGCCTGATTTGGTGAAAAAGTATAATAGAAACGTACCGTTACAGACAGATCCAGAAAATGTAAAGATTCTCGATGACCACTGGTATTTGTGGGTAGGTCAGGGCAAGCAATTCTCTGATGGAACATATGCACCTAATTAAAAGTAAATAAAACATCCAGCGATTTGAGGACACATCCTCCTCAAATCGCTGGAATAAATGATGGATATAATGGGCATATTCACATGTTGGAAAGGGAAGTAGTTATGAGAAATATAATGTTAATTCCTTTAGATGAAAGGCCGTGCAATTATAATTATCCTTTAATGCTGGCCAGAGATACAGACGTTAATTTGTTATTACCACCTAGAGAGATCCTTGGGTACAAGAAAAAACCCGCCCAAATTGATGATTTATGGGAGTGGCTTATAAAGAATATATCTGATTGTGATTACTTAATAGTTTCCATAGACATGCTCGTATATGGGGGAATCGTTCCATCCAGATTGCACAGCTTTACTGAAAAAGAGTGTCTTGAGAGACTTGAGCGGCTAAAAGAAATAAAGGATAGCAATAAAAAGTTAAAAATAATGGCATTTAATCTCATAATGAGAGTGCCATCATATGACAGCAGTGAAGAAGAACCGGATTATTATGCTTATTACGGAGCGAGAATATTCAGATATTCCTGGCTTTGGGATATCATTAATAGAGGCATGGCATCTGATGGGGATAAAAATGAATTTGAAAACTTAAAAAAAGAAATTCCTGACGATGTTTTGGATGATTATATAAATAGGCGCAAGGTTAATTCATCTGTAAACTTGCAAGCAGTTGATATGGTAAAGCGCGGTATAATAGATTTTTTAATTATCCCCCTTGACGATTGTTCTGAATATGGCTTTTCTTCATTGGAACAGCAAAAAATACTTGATGAAGTTGAAAAAAATAATCTTCAGGATAAAGTTTATATTTATCCGGGCGCCGATGAAGTTGGTTGTACACTGCTAGCGCGGGCGTATAACGAATTAAATAATACAAAGCCCTGTGTTTATGTAAGGTATTCTTCAACCATAGGTCCGCAAATCATACCTAAATATGAAGACAGGCCTTTAAATGAGAGCATAAAGTCCCAGGTCATAGCGGCAGGTGGCATAATTGTAGATAATTCCAGTGATGCAGATATTGTGCTCATGGTAAATTCACCTGCTCTGGGCGGGCACAAGATGGGAGAATCTCCAGAGGCTGTCTACTACAAAGATAGATCTTACTATTCTATGAGGAATTTGAGGGAATTCGTAGAAGCCTTGAAATACTATATAGGGAAAAATAAAAGGTGTTCTATTGCTGATGTGGCGTTTTGCAATGGGGCAGATCAAGAACTTTTAAATATGCTATTAAAACAGGATTTAATAGACAAGATATATTCTTATGCCGGTTGGAATACATCTGGAAATACATTGGGCACTGTCATATCTCATTCTATGATAAAATTTAATTGTAATAAAAGCGGTATTGATGATTTTTATGTACTCAGGCTATTAGAGGATTGGGGTTATCAGGCTATGATAAGACAGGACATAAGTAGAGAAGACCTTCCAGTCCTGGGGTTGTCCTATTTTGATATAAAAGATAAGAATGAAAAAGTGGCTGAAAAAGCAAAGAGAAGGTTGATGGATTTTAAATCGAAAAACCTCGAAAAGGTTATGAGAGGATATGAGATTGAAAGAGTTTATTTCCCGTGGAACAGGTTATTTGAAATAGGCATTGAGCTCAAGAAAATAGATTGAGGTGAATATAATTTTATGTATAGGGTAGCGGCTTTGGATATAGGCGGCACAAAGATGCTTGGCGGGATTATTTCGGAAGATGGCGAAATATTGTATTCTGAGGAAATAGCTACGTGTGCCCAGTTGGGGAGAGACGCCGTTATAAAAAACATGCTACATATATTAAAACAGTTGCTAGACAATGTACCTGATGTAAAAGCCATAGGAGTGGGGACCACTGGCAGGGTAAATGTAAATGAGGGTACCATTTATCACGCTACTGATATGATGCCAGGATGGACAGGAGTAGATGTGGCGGGTATAATAAAGAAAAACTTTGGGCTGCCTGTTGCTGTCGAAAATGACGTTAATGCCATGGCTATTGGTGAAGGATGGTTGGGCGCGTCTAAAGATTATAATACATATCTTTGTCTCGCATTGGGGACCGGTGTAGGAGGTGCTTATGTAGAAAACAGGCATATATTGCACGGCAGACATTGGGGCGGTGCTGAACTGGGCCATGTTCTGCTGCACGCGGGAGGCAGACAATGTCTGTGCGGATTAAAAGGATGCATCGAGCAGTACATATCTGGTACTGCTTTGTATAAAAGATATAACGAGCTATCAGGAGAAAATATAAAGTCGGCAAAGGATGTGATGGAAAGATTGCAAAGTTCTGATAAATTTGCTAAAATTGTTATTGATGAATTCACTACGGATTTGGCTTATTCAATACTTAGTTTAAATAATGCATTTGATCCTGAATTTTTTGTAATTGGCGGCGGCCTTATAGGTAGTATGAAATTGTGGTGGGAAGATTTTATGGAAAAATTATCAGCATATCAACCGAATTTTAAGGTACTTCCGGCAAAATTAGGTAATAAAGCAACCATGTTAGGCGCAGCCAGATTAGCGTTAAATCTTATCATATAAGTGTTGTGGGGTGATTGAAGTGGAATTTTATGATGTTGTGGAAAAAAGAAGGAGTATTAGAAAGTATATTAATAAGCCTATCCCTGAAGATACTATAAAAAAGGTGTTAAATGCAGCACGATTAGCTCCATCCTGGGCTAACAAACAGTGCTGGAGGTTTGTTGTTGTATCAGATCCTGAATTGAGATTAAAATTAGGTGAAGTTATGAAGAATAATCCAAATAAATCGTGCTACGAAGATGCTCCTATAGATATTGTGATATGTGCGAGAAGGGAAGATTCTGGCATTCACGACGGCAAAGAGTATTTTATGTTCGACGTGGGATTGGCTATGGAGAATCTGGTATTGGCAGCAGCACAAGAGGGATTAGGAACGTGCATAATAGGATGGTTTGATGGTGCTCCCATAAAGAAGTTGTTGGGCATACCTGAGCAATATGAGGTGGTGGCAGTTACCCCCTTGGGATATCCGGCAGAAACTCCCAATGCAAGGCTTAGAAAGCCTCTGGATGAAATTGTATTCTACAATGGGTTTAATGAACGTTAACAGCTTTGTAGGAGGAAAAAAAGGTGGATAAAACAGACAAAACTGAAAGCATTATTCTAAAAATAAGAAGCATATACGATTCTTTAACCAAAGCAGAGAAAAAGGTTGCAGATGTGGTATTAGATAAAGCAGATGAGATTATATACGATTCCATAACCGAGTTGGCTGAAAAATGTAGCGTTGGCGAAACCACCATAATACGATTTTGCAGGAAAATAGGTTTATCGGGATATCAGGAATTCAAGCTTTTGCTTGCGAGAGATCTTGTAGTCCCTGAAGAAAATCTCCATGAAAATATCAGTGCCAATGACGATCTTGAGACATTGGTTCAAAAAATCGCGGCTGATAATATACAAGTGATAAATAACACCACGAAGATTTTATCAATAACTCAGCTGGAGAATGCTGTTAATGCCATAATTAATGCTCAGCGAATTGAGATCTATGGCGTTGGTGCCTCAAGCTATACGGCTTTTGATGCTATGTATAAATTTAAGAGATTGGGGTTGTTTGCTAATACCTATCCGGATGCCCATATGCAGGCTATGTCTGCTACGACTTTGTCAGAAAAAGATGTGGCTATAGGTATATCGTTTAGCGGCAGCACGAGAGATACTGTCCATTCACTGGAAATTGCTAAAAAGGCAGGAGCTAAGGTAATCTGTATAACAAATCATGCGCGATCGCCAATAACAAAATATGCAGATATTGTATTGTTGACTTCGATAAAAGAAACCCCTTTGAGAAGTGGAGCCTTGACATCGAAAATTGCTCAGTTATATATACTGGATATTTTATATACGGCTGTA
Proteins encoded:
- a CDS encoding N-acetylmannosamine-6-phosphate 2-epimerase → MVDADIVKQLKGGLIVSCQALEDEPLYGSEIMAKMAYAAKLGGAAGIRANYAQDIKAIKEVVDLPVIGLIKRKYDGCPVYITPTMREVKDVVEAGADIVAIDATKSLKPDGKTTAEFIRDIKKTFDIMILADVSTYEEGMEAEKAGADMVSTTLSGYTPYSPKLEGPDFELVKRLAKDLRIPLIAEGRYWTPEEVVKALDLGAHAVVVGTAITRPKDITARFVRAIKLRS
- a CDS encoding MurR/RpiR family transcriptional regulator, whose product is MDKTDKTESIILKIRSIYDSLTKAEKKVADVVLDKADEIIYDSITELAEKCSVGETTIIRFCRKIGLSGYQEFKLLLARDLVVPEENLHENISANDDLETLVQKIAADNIQVINNTTKILSITQLENAVNAIINAQRIEIYGVGASSYTAFDAMYKFKRLGLFANTYPDAHMQAMSATTLSEKDVAIGISFSGSTRDTVHSLEIAKKAGAKVICITNHARSPITKYADIVLLTSIKETPLRSGALTSKIAQLYILDILYTAVAMRIKEKALENINKTAEAVLDKLY
- a CDS encoding sugar phosphate isomerase/epimerase family protein; this encodes MKIGVMVDSFRLPLKEGIKKAKELGAEGIQIYAVSGEMAPENMSSSKRKELLNYIKDNGLVVSALCGDLGGHGFAIKEDNPARIERSKRIMDLAKDLETSVVTTHIGVIPSDPNHDRFKVLQEACEQLGEYGDKVGAYFAIETGPEKTETLKRFLDSLHSRGVKVNYDPANLVMVSGDDPVKGVYNLKDYIVHTHAKDGIMKKQSDPEVVYGFFAEGGIEDFRLEDYFVEVPLGKGQVDFPAYIKALRDIGFDGFLTIEREVGENPEKDIREAVDFLKAVLKY
- a CDS encoding nitroreductase family protein, whose product is MEFYDVVEKRRSIRKYINKPIPEDTIKKVLNAARLAPSWANKQCWRFVVVSDPELRLKLGEVMKNNPNKSCYEDAPIDIVICARREDSGIHDGKEYFMFDVGLAMENLVLAAAQEGLGTCIIGWFDGAPIKKLLGIPEQYEVVAVTPLGYPAETPNARLRKPLDEIVFYNGFNER
- a CDS encoding ABC transporter substrate-binding protein → MSIKKGGAVLITFLIIVSLIFSGCSKASNTASNNKTASTQYSDTPKYNKDRSFRDISSWPKPPLYQGNPFAAGGVGWQAYSTCFEGLFENIAVSGTIYNRLAKSVENKGNETIIKLQPNVKWNDGKPFTSKDVWAYYMINNGAAVMKFLTDIETPDDNTIVFKWAEPAPNDRLKIALLAQDMQGTVQYEYYKKYVDRAAELLKNGKPTNDPAKKGAFGKEYDQKTNDELNKNWQEFTKAGPKLPLGTGPFMVKSVTASDMILVKNPYYWRAKNVKFDKIILKQVDQAGAWAMLKAGQLDRFDGTPNKDILENMLNTNKDLAHYMTLDNASAGFVFNIQKPPFNDVKFRRALMYVFDKQKIKDVGNYYGTTTEYSTIGMPFSYSKEWVTQDIMDKMTKFTYDPAKAEELLKQDGWTKGSDGIWRDKNGKQYNFVIATDSTAFQFVNPSEVAAEQLTKFGFPTKLMAVDPSMFYTNAQYPNNKYDMSSSWIENSWGLYSPYGALSGFYWGFASSAGNFPRYKTGPKAGQLNMVLPGPDGQPVDIDKTLKEMLFMSDEDQKKVGSVLAWIANENAFGLPYYQNVSGFWLNIKRIKGYPLPDLVKKYNRNVPLQTDPENVKILDDHWYLWVGQGKQFSDGTYAPN
- a CDS encoding ROK family protein; translation: MYRVAALDIGGTKMLGGIISEDGEILYSEEIATCAQLGRDAVIKNMLHILKQLLDNVPDVKAIGVGTTGRVNVNEGTIYHATDMMPGWTGVDVAGIIKKNFGLPVAVENDVNAMAIGEGWLGASKDYNTYLCLALGTGVGGAYVENRHILHGRHWGGAELGHVLLHAGGRQCLCGLKGCIEQYISGTALYKRYNELSGENIKSAKDVMERLQSSDKFAKIVIDEFTTDLAYSILSLNNAFDPEFFVIGGGLIGSMKLWWEDFMEKLSAYQPNFKVLPAKLGNKATMLGAARLALNLII
- a CDS encoding DUF4127 family protein yields the protein MRNIMLIPLDERPCNYNYPLMLARDTDVNLLLPPREILGYKKKPAQIDDLWEWLIKNISDCDYLIVSIDMLVYGGIVPSRLHSFTEKECLERLERLKEIKDSNKKLKIMAFNLIMRVPSYDSSEEEPDYYAYYGARIFRYSWLWDIINRGMASDGDKNEFENLKKEIPDDVLDDYINRRKVNSSVNLQAVDMVKRGIIDFLIIPLDDCSEYGFSSLEQQKILDEVEKNNLQDKVYIYPGADEVGCTLLARAYNELNNTKPCVYVRYSSTIGPQIIPKYEDRPLNESIKSQVIAAGGIIVDNSSDADIVLMVNSPALGGHKMGESPEAVYYKDRSYYSMRNLREFVEALKYYIGKNKRCSIADVAFCNGADQELLNMLLKQDLIDKIYSYAGWNTSGNTLGTVISHSMIKFNCNKSGIDDFYVLRLLEDWGYQAMIRQDISREDLPVLGLSYFDIKDKNEKVAEKAKRRLMDFKSKNLEKVMRGYEIERVYFPWNRLFEIGIELKKID